A DNA window from Desulforegula conservatrix Mb1Pa contains the following coding sequences:
- a CDS encoding type I polyketide synthase produces MKKSSSRNSDGFTPIAITGIGCIFPKSTGAKEFWRALFMGLDCVGEVPESHWSPSDYYDEDPQKPDHVYCKRGGFIDPQAYDPSEFGIPPSILEATDSSQLLGLIAAKMALNDAGYGEGGKEFNRNKTSVIIGATGTQELTVPLATRLGHPVWRRALNDAGIPSEKTEEVIKRISAGFVSWQESSFPGLLGNVIAGRIANRLDLGGTNCVVDAACGSSLGAIHLALLELLTGRSDMAITGGVDLLNDIFMHMCFAKTGVLSKSGDAKPFSENADGTVLGEGIGMLTLKRLEDAEKDGDRIYAVIKGAGSSSDGKSQSIYAPNAKGQEKALKKAYEFAGFSPATVDLVEAHGTGTRVGDAVEFNALRHVFSKREERNQIALGSVKSMIGHTKAAAGAAGMIKTALAIYNKVIPPTLKISVPDPKLEIENSPFYLPSISLPWFSNDEHPRRAGVSAFGFGGSNFHMALEEYKKDKNEPSWDGSIEIFAFSSDSREDLMKAFEKARNTIVSDGKMTSLTAYESRKSFDSKKNYRLLASALFDKVGEVFEKTKAMLDAGEKDYTSRSGSAYYAEGSKPGKIAFIFPGQGSQYTGMARELSCIFPEMMESIEKASSVFKGDQKLHDLIYPRSGVEEENESNLRNTSVAQPAIGAVSLGAMKILERFGIKPDSVCGHSFGELTALASAKSITEEDFFKLAVLRGKYMAEAGKGGDAGTMLAVKAQLADIEKMISETGVDVVLANRNSHDQGVLSGSAEAIEQAKQLCKERKMRGSQLNVAAAFHSKYVASAAVPFSKELEKIDFRKNEIPVFANTTAAPYPSSIEESRHLLGNQLVNSVNFVGIIETMHSSGVHTFIETGPKTVLTGLVKSILKGKAFECAATDDSSGKKSGLLDIATLLCKLAAIGHEIALENWETKPLVPRKPKMNIPISGTNYRSPEKIIKIPASEPMVMTNSSLLSANVSEVAIEKNIETKPEVENIKNASELKNVALSSNNDPIIAVNPQITDSAKNVSSGPERPPSMGTQVSSVSSKSADAAVRSINEGFKAMQSLQMQTTDAHKKFLETQMQASKTLETLMQKIGEISGMTSSVQAYANNVSSAPAQKTVKAESYPDSKPAYVQKTAEPEKAIIETKQAPNVTVVKTEIHSPKSASVAKADAIDPEKIKNALLGVVSDLTGYPVEMLDLDMDIESDLGIDSIKRVEILSAFEEKMPGAGNVDPSDLGRLKTLGQIIDHVSVNLPVNAQTANIPSSSKANIQAGPDKEKIKETLIDVVSNLTGYPAEMLDLDMDIESDLGIDSIKRVEILSAFEEKMPGAGNIDPSDLGTLKTLGQIIDYIVKISPSDSTIVLQDSSASVNKSADSDEIRVALLDVVSSLTGYPVEMLDLDMDIESDLGIDSIKRVEILSAFEEKMPGAGNIDPSDLGTLKTLGQIIKHVSTNHLSIRHVSQSGPSETATVNVQASSSGHDSEKIKDLLIEVVSSLTGYPSEMLDLDMDIESDLGIDSIKRVEILSAFEEKMPGIPPVQPDDLGKLKTLGQIISHINSLCSGSGSKEQPSAILSEAGPIEVKSADKISLPEDISRKTVNVYKMTGSASSEKIVLPDSGTVFVTGCLDGLGKEVAQELSSKGINVKTIDIDQPDQKDQPDQIDWAGQFSDNAAGLIIVADNSPESGIWKDSKADFLKKAFLAAKNASAKLCAAGKEKSAVFATITRLDGAFGFLTSNISDPMQGALPGLVKTARIEWPDVSCRAFDVSPFISDIKKTASLIADEILSKGPVETGFDDFSQYGLELEDVSFSKPVQTMGKNDVVIITGGARGVTAACAEELAEFCQPIMVLLGRSPEPEKEPAWLSSVNGEPAMKKAILDNEFKGKKATPQELEKSYRKFKAGREISETIDSIKLKGSKAFYYQADVRSHSDMEMVVDKIRTKYGSVSAIIHGAGVLEDRFIADKTITQFENVFGTKTEGLKNILDATRNDPLKAIVFFSSVSARMGNKGQVDYAMANEVLNKMAVYESSKRPGCRVVSINWGPWDGGMVNPALKKEFSRQGIDLIPIKSGAAAMVSEMCSSADGLVEVVIGAEFRHEDKPSDRKKDEVFSSDQGIVVKAGISEYPVLKDHMIGGKAVVPVAIMSEWFAHAALISNPGLHFQALENLRVLNGIKLDSESAEFKISASKPVKIDGLFKTDLEIRSMTKNGSERIHARATAVLGTKKAKFTGDKNTEPVYSEIPMAITAEDMYEKILFHGNSLKGVSEIKGLSDKGMTAIAATAPSPSDWIINPLRKKWVSDPLILDSAFQMASAWCYMNYGKVSLPSFAVQYIQYADKFSPGNIEISMKTKSVSGSRMSADFVFTSESGEIIAEIKGFESVMDFSLNQVFKKDGIKLKVVVPADLN; encoded by the coding sequence TTGAAAAAGAGCAGTTCTCGAAATTCAGATGGTTTCACTCCTATTGCCATTACCGGGATAGGATGCATATTTCCTAAATCAACAGGAGCAAAAGAGTTTTGGCGCGCCCTGTTCATGGGGCTTGACTGTGTTGGTGAAGTGCCTGAATCTCACTGGTCACCGTCTGATTATTATGACGAAGATCCCCAGAAACCTGATCACGTTTATTGCAAAAGGGGTGGGTTCATAGATCCTCAGGCTTATGATCCTTCTGAATTCGGGATACCTCCTTCAATTCTTGAAGCGACTGACTCGTCCCAGCTGCTTGGGCTAATAGCCGCAAAAATGGCGTTGAATGACGCCGGATATGGCGAAGGCGGCAAGGAGTTCAACAGGAATAAGACCAGCGTAATAATAGGAGCAACCGGAACCCAGGAACTGACAGTTCCGCTTGCAACTCGTCTTGGTCATCCTGTTTGGCGAAGGGCGCTGAATGATGCTGGTATTCCATCTGAAAAGACTGAAGAAGTCATCAAGAGAATATCCGCTGGTTTTGTCTCATGGCAGGAGAGTTCATTTCCAGGACTCTTAGGAAATGTGATAGCCGGAAGAATAGCGAACAGACTTGATTTGGGAGGAACAAACTGTGTGGTTGACGCAGCTTGCGGAAGCTCGCTCGGCGCTATTCACCTTGCCCTTCTTGAGCTATTGACAGGCAGAAGTGATATGGCGATTACAGGGGGCGTTGACCTTCTTAATGATATTTTTATGCATATGTGTTTTGCAAAGACAGGAGTTCTTTCAAAATCAGGAGATGCCAAACCTTTTTCTGAAAATGCGGATGGCACGGTACTTGGTGAAGGCATAGGCATGCTGACGTTGAAACGCCTTGAAGATGCAGAAAAAGATGGAGACAGAATCTACGCTGTAATTAAGGGCGCAGGTTCATCCAGCGATGGCAAAAGCCAGAGTATTTACGCGCCCAATGCAAAGGGTCAGGAAAAGGCGCTTAAAAAGGCTTATGAGTTTGCCGGGTTCAGTCCTGCAACAGTTGATCTTGTTGAAGCCCATGGCACAGGAACAAGGGTAGGCGATGCAGTTGAATTCAATGCATTGCGCCACGTCTTTTCAAAGAGAGAAGAAAGAAATCAGATTGCGCTTGGCTCTGTAAAATCAATGATTGGCCATACAAAAGCCGCTGCCGGTGCTGCTGGAATGATAAAAACAGCTCTTGCCATTTATAATAAGGTAATACCTCCGACGTTGAAAATTTCTGTGCCTGACCCGAAGCTTGAAATAGAAAACAGTCCATTTTATCTACCATCAATATCTTTACCGTGGTTTTCAAATGATGAACATCCAAGAAGAGCCGGTGTATCAGCTTTTGGATTTGGAGGCAGCAATTTTCATATGGCACTCGAAGAATACAAAAAAGATAAAAATGAGCCGTCATGGGATGGATCAATTGAAATATTCGCTTTCAGCTCTGATTCCAGAGAGGATTTGATGAAAGCTTTTGAAAAAGCAAGGAACACCATCGTTTCTGATGGCAAGATGACAAGTCTGACAGCCTATGAATCAAGAAAAAGTTTTGATTCAAAAAAGAATTACAGACTTCTTGCTTCAGCGCTTTTTGACAAGGTTGGGGAGGTCTTTGAAAAGACAAAGGCAATGCTTGATGCAGGAGAAAAGGATTATACTTCCCGCTCAGGGTCAGCCTATTATGCAGAAGGTTCCAAACCAGGAAAAATTGCTTTTATTTTTCCAGGACAGGGAAGCCAGTATACAGGCATGGCGCGCGAGCTTTCCTGTATATTCCCGGAGATGATGGAAAGCATTGAAAAAGCTTCATCAGTTTTTAAAGGGGATCAAAAACTTCATGATCTCATCTATCCGAGATCAGGCGTAGAAGAAGAGAACGAATCAAATCTTAGAAATACTTCTGTTGCCCAGCCTGCCATAGGAGCAGTTAGTCTTGGAGCAATGAAGATTCTTGAAAGATTTGGCATAAAGCCTGACTCAGTATGCGGCCACAGCTTTGGTGAGCTTACTGCGCTTGCATCAGCAAAAAGTATAACTGAAGAGGATTTCTTCAAGCTTGCGGTTCTCCGAGGCAAATATATGGCTGAAGCAGGGAAGGGCGGAGACGCCGGAACCATGCTTGCCGTAAAAGCACAGCTTGCTGATATTGAAAAAATGATAAGCGAAACCGGAGTGGATGTTGTTCTTGCGAACAGAAACAGCCACGACCAGGGAGTTCTGTCTGGTTCAGCAGAGGCAATTGAACAGGCAAAACAGCTTTGCAAGGAAAGAAAGATGAGAGGCTCCCAGCTCAATGTGGCGGCAGCCTTTCATAGTAAATATGTTGCTTCAGCTGCTGTTCCATTTTCTAAAGAGCTTGAAAAAATTGATTTCAGAAAAAATGAAATCCCGGTTTTTGCAAACACCACGGCTGCTCCTTATCCTTCGAGTATTGAGGAATCAAGGCATCTTCTTGGGAACCAGCTTGTGAATTCCGTCAATTTTGTCGGAATTATCGAAACCATGCATTCTTCAGGCGTTCATACCTTCATAGAAACAGGCCCCAAGACAGTTCTTACCGGGCTTGTAAAGTCGATACTCAAGGGCAAGGCTTTTGAATGCGCGGCAACAGACGATTCATCCGGTAAAAAATCAGGCCTCCTTGATATCGCGACCCTTCTTTGTAAACTTGCTGCCATTGGCCATGAAATAGCTCTGGAAAACTGGGAAACCAAGCCTCTTGTTCCAAGAAAACCTAAAATGAATATTCCAATCAGCGGTACAAACTATAGAAGCCCAGAAAAAATTATTAAAATTCCGGCTTCTGAGCCTATGGTGATGACAAATTCTTCACTTTTATCTGCGAATGTCTCCGAAGTGGCAATAGAGAAAAATATAGAAACTAAGCCAGAAGTGGAAAACATAAAAAATGCTTCTGAATTAAAAAATGTGGCCTTGTCTTCAAACAATGATCCCATAATTGCGGTTAATCCTCAGATAACAGATTCTGCAAAAAATGTTTCTTCTGGCCCGGAAAGGCCGCCATCAATGGGCACTCAGGTTAGTAGTGTCTCTTCAAAATCTGCGGATGCAGCGGTAAGGTCAATTAATGAAGGTTTCAAGGCGATGCAGTCGCTTCAGATGCAGACTACAGACGCACACAAAAAATTCCTTGAAACCCAGATGCAGGCAAGTAAAACCCTCGAAACCCTGATGCAGAAGATCGGTGAAATATCTGGAATGACTTCTTCTGTCCAGGCATATGCTAATAACGTCTCTTCTGCTCCTGCTCAGAAAACCGTGAAGGCTGAATCATATCCTGATAGTAAACCTGCTTATGTTCAGAAAACTGCTGAACCTGAAAAAGCAATTATTGAAACAAAACAGGCTCCAAATGTAACGGTTGTTAAAACCGAGATTCATTCTCCAAAGTCTGCTTCTGTTGCTAAAGCAGATGCGATCGACCCTGAAAAAATTAAAAATGCCCTTCTTGGTGTTGTAAGCGATCTTACAGGTTATCCGGTTGAAATGCTTGATCTTGATATGGATATCGAATCTGATCTCGGCATAGATTCTATCAAGAGGGTTGAGATTCTTTCAGCGTTTGAAGAAAAAATGCCTGGAGCCGGTAATGTTGATCCTTCAGATCTTGGAAGGCTTAAAACCCTTGGGCAGATAATTGACCATGTTTCAGTTAATTTACCGGTTAATGCCCAGACTGCCAATATTCCTTCAAGTTCAAAAGCCAATATTCAGGCTGGCCCTGATAAGGAAAAAATAAAGGAAACGCTGATAGATGTTGTCAGCAATCTTACGGGCTATCCTGCGGAAATGCTTGATCTTGATATGGATATAGAGTCAGATCTCGGCATAGATTCTATCAAACGGGTTGAGATTCTTTCTGCTTTTGAAGAAAAGATGCCCGGAGCTGGAAATATTGATCCTTCAGACCTTGGAACACTTAAGACTCTTGGCCAGATAATCGATTATATAGTCAAGATTTCTCCATCTGATTCTACTATTGTTTTGCAGGACTCTTCGGCTAGTGTGAATAAATCTGCAGATTCTGATGAAATAAGAGTGGCTCTTCTTGATGTGGTGAGTTCTCTCACAGGATATCCAGTGGAAATGCTTGATCTTGATATGGATATTGAATCTGATTTAGGAATAGATTCAATCAAACGAGTTGAGATTCTTTCAGCTTTTGAAGAGAAGATGCCAGGAGCCGGAAATATTGATCCGTCAGACCTTGGAACGCTTAAGACTCTTGGCCAGATAATTAAACATGTATCCACCAATCATTTATCCATAAGGCATGTCTCTCAATCAGGGCCTTCTGAAACCGCCACAGTAAATGTTCAGGCATCTTCTTCAGGACATGATTCTGAAAAAATCAAAGATCTGCTTATTGAAGTCGTAAGTAGTCTAACAGGCTATCCTTCGGAAATGCTTGATCTTGATATGGATATTGAGTCTGATCTTGGTATTGATTCCATAAAAAGAGTCGAGATTCTTTCAGCTTTTGAAGAAAAAATGCCGGGGATTCCTCCTGTTCAGCCTGATGATCTCGGAAAACTGAAAACCCTTGGCCAGATAATCAGTCATATTAACAGCCTCTGCTCAGGGTCTGGCAGTAAAGAACAGCCATCTGCAATATTATCAGAAGCAGGCCCAATTGAGGTTAAGTCTGCTGATAAGATCTCCTTGCCAGAAGATATCTCAAGAAAAACCGTAAATGTTTACAAGATGACTGGTTCTGCTTCTTCAGAAAAAATTGTCTTGCCAGACTCAGGAACGGTTTTTGTAACAGGCTGTCTTGATGGACTTGGAAAAGAAGTTGCCCAAGAGCTTTCATCTAAAGGCATTAATGTTAAAACCATTGATATTGACCAGCCAGACCAGAAAGATCAGCCAGATCAGATAGACTGGGCCGGGCAGTTTTCTGATAATGCCGCAGGTCTGATTATTGTAGCGGATAACTCTCCTGAATCAGGAATCTGGAAGGATTCAAAAGCAGACTTTCTTAAAAAAGCTTTTCTTGCAGCAAAAAATGCTTCTGCCAAGCTCTGCGCGGCTGGCAAGGAAAAAAGCGCTGTTTTTGCAACAATAACAAGACTTGATGGCGCTTTCGGCTTTCTTACCTCAAATATCTCTGATCCGATGCAGGGCGCTCTTCCTGGTCTGGTTAAAACAGCAAGAATCGAGTGGCCAGATGTTTCATGCAGGGCTTTTGACGTCAGTCCTTTTATATCAGACATTAAAAAAACAGCTTCTCTTATTGCGGATGAAATTCTGTCAAAAGGACCTGTTGAAACCGGATTTGATGATTTCTCACAGTATGGTCTTGAGCTTGAAGATGTGAGCTTCAGCAAGCCGGTTCAAACAATGGGCAAGAATGATGTTGTTATTATAACCGGAGGCGCAAGAGGAGTTACAGCTGCATGCGCTGAAGAGCTTGCTGAATTCTGTCAGCCGATAATGGTTCTGCTGGGCAGATCTCCCGAACCTGAAAAAGAACCTGCCTGGCTTTCCAGCGTTAATGGTGAGCCTGCGATGAAAAAAGCCATTCTTGATAATGAGTTCAAGGGCAAGAAGGCAACTCCCCAGGAACTTGAAAAATCTTACAGAAAATTCAAGGCTGGAAGAGAAATTTCAGAAACAATAGACTCGATAAAATTAAAAGGTTCAAAGGCCTTTTATTATCAGGCTGATGTAAGAAGTCATTCTGACATGGAAATGGTCGTAGACAAAATTAGAACAAAATATGGCTCTGTAAGCGCAATAATTCACGGAGCTGGAGTTCTTGAAGACAGATTCATTGCGGACAAGACAATTACCCAGTTTGAAAACGTATTCGGAACAAAAACCGAAGGACTCAAAAATATTCTCGACGCCACAAGAAACGATCCTCTCAAGGCCATTGTATTCTTCTCTTCAGTATCCGCCAGAATGGGGAACAAGGGGCAGGTTGATTACGCAATGGCCAATGAAGTTCTTAACAAGATGGCTGTTTATGAATCCTCCAAGAGGCCTGGATGCAGGGTTGTTTCAATAAACTGGGGGCCTTGGGATGGGGGCATGGTTAATCCAGCCCTCAAAAAAGAATTTAGCAGACAGGGCATAGATCTTATACCAATCAAATCAGGTGCTGCCGCAATGGTTTCTGAAATGTGCTCTTCAGCTGATGGGCTCGTCGAAGTTGTAATAGGAGCCGAATTCAGGCACGAAGATAAACCGTCTGACAGGAAAAAAGATGAAGTTTTTTCTTCTGATCAGGGAATCGTTGTGAAGGCAGGAATTTCAGAATATCCTGTTCTTAAAGATCATATGATTGGCGGGAAGGCAGTTGTTCCTGTGGCCATCATGTCTGAATGGTTTGCCCACGCCGCCCTTATTTCCAATCCAGGACTTCATTTCCAGGCGCTTGAGAATCTCAGGGTTCTTAATGGAATAAAGCTGGATTCTGAAAGTGCCGAATTTAAAATTTCAGCTTCCAAGCCTGTTAAAATTGACGGCTTATTTAAGACTGATCTTGAAATAAGAAGCATGACAAAAAACGGATCGGAAAGAATTCATGCAAGGGCCACTGCAGTTCTTGGAACAAAAAAGGCAAAATTCACAGGAGATAAAAACACCGAGCCAGTCTATTCCGAGATTCCCATGGCAATTACAGCCGAAGATATGTACGAAAAGATTCTTTTTCACGGCAACAGCCTTAAAGGAGTCTCTGAAATCAAAGGCTTGTCAGATAAAGGGATGACAGCGATTGCAGCAACTGCGCCGTCTCCTTCTGATTGGATAATCAATCCTTTAAGGAAAAAGTGGGTTTCTGATCCGCTGATTCTTGATTCGGCGTTCCAGATGGCTTCGGCATGGTGCTATATGAATTACGGGAAAGTTTCTCTTCCTTCGTTTGCAGTCCAGTATATTCAATATGCTGATAAATTTTCACCCGGAAATATCGAAATATCCATGAAAACCAAATCTGTATCTGGCAGCAGAATGTCCGCCGATTTTGTTTTTACCAGTGAAAGCGGAGAAATTATCGCTGAAATCAAGGGTTTTGAATCTGTCATGGATTTTTCTCTGAATCAGGTTTTTAAGAAAGATGGCATCAAGCTTAAGGTTGTTGTTCCAGCAGATCTTAATTAA
- a CDS encoding TolB family protein, translating to MKCFKINKLVLAIAVTSILICSHASSTHAFSENSSTISSVPQGIKFFPKSIVSDNASGSIAYVLSNKLGMFVMHDQISGKVYDAIGKNTPVFNPIRPEISYIGLAAGKSVVVRREKEGTSYDGAAGLVYSPDGNNLAYHAQTGANHFVVKNESKGPAFQTIANDEPILFSPDSKHIAYRGLLLKEWHVVLDDKTIAKTQGAKELVFSPDSSKLAYALREESKWKVILDDWKSKAYNNVFRLTFSSDGKHFAFAAQDSNDFFIMADQKKNESFDLVGSPIFDPKTSELVYSAQKKGKWFIVKGKEKGPELDAIGPYFFTFESNHFVYSGEKDGKNYVFIDGVQSEPYEKISLPESSPDGKRIMFFGLNGGKWIAVIDGKQGKSYEMLSFSTFSPDSKTAAYIAQNDKKMTLVMNENENGWYDAAGFPVFSSDSKHIAFEASKNDKWFLVINGSESKIKVDNFLKNIPPKFENGKFSVIGLNNPENPNFVQIEIYP from the coding sequence ATGAAATGTTTTAAAATTAATAAATTGGTTTTAGCTATTGCAGTCACATCAATACTAATCTGTTCCCATGCATCATCTACCCATGCTTTCAGTGAAAACTCCAGCACGATCAGCTCGGTACCCCAGGGCATCAAATTTTTTCCTAAATCCATTGTCAGTGATAATGCTTCAGGATCCATTGCTTATGTTCTTTCCAACAAATTAGGCATGTTTGTCATGCACGATCAGATTTCAGGAAAAGTATATGATGCCATAGGAAAAAACACGCCTGTTTTTAATCCGATAAGACCTGAAATATCCTATATAGGACTCGCAGCCGGAAAATCAGTGGTTGTCCGAAGAGAAAAAGAAGGTACAAGCTATGACGGAGCTGCGGGGCTTGTCTACAGTCCTGACGGGAATAATCTTGCATATCATGCCCAGACAGGTGCGAATCACTTTGTTGTAAAAAATGAAAGCAAGGGGCCTGCCTTCCAGACAATAGCAAATGATGAACCGATCCTTTTCAGCCCTGACAGCAAGCATATTGCTTACAGAGGACTTCTGCTTAAAGAATGGCATGTTGTTCTTGATGATAAAACCATTGCCAAGACCCAAGGCGCCAAGGAACTCGTTTTCAGCCCTGACTCCTCAAAACTTGCTTACGCTCTCAGAGAGGAATCAAAATGGAAAGTTATCCTTGATGACTGGAAGAGCAAGGCATACAATAATGTGTTCCGGCTGACTTTCAGCTCAGACGGCAAACACTTCGCCTTCGCAGCCCAGGACTCCAATGACTTTTTCATTATGGCTGACCAGAAAAAAAATGAATCCTTTGATCTTGTAGGCTCACCAATTTTTGATCCAAAAACATCAGAACTTGTTTATTCTGCCCAGAAAAAAGGCAAATGGTTCATAGTCAAAGGCAAAGAGAAAGGCCCTGAACTTGACGCCATCGGCCCTTATTTTTTTACTTTTGAAAGCAATCATTTTGTATATTCAGGCGAAAAAGACGGAAAAAATTATGTCTTTATTGACGGAGTCCAGAGTGAGCCTTACGAAAAAATATCACTGCCTGAGAGCAGTCCTGATGGCAAGAGGATAATGTTCTTCGGGCTTAATGGAGGGAAGTGGATAGCAGTAATAGATGGTAAACAAGGAAAATCTTATGAAATGCTTTCTTTTTCCACATTCAGCCCTGATTCAAAAACAGCCGCATACATAGCACAAAATGATAAAAAAATGACCCTGGTAATGAACGAAAATGAAAACGGATGGTATGACGCTGCCGGATTTCCTGTTTTCAGCTCTGACAGCAAACATATTGCATTCGAAGCTTCCAAAAACGACAAGTGGTTCCTTGTTATTAACGGTTCAGAGTCAAAAATCAAGGTTGACAATTTTCTAAAAAACATACCTCCAAAATTTGAAAACGGAAAATTTAGTGTTATTGGCCTCAATAATCCTGAGAATCCAAATTTTGTTCAAATAGAAATTTATCCTTAG
- a CDS encoding pentapeptide repeat-containing protein: MNKKNSENKPYQHFSLSSEKEDWFEKLITNPISISVVVFIVMLGFVLFISKDYYGPRSFTENLLAEAHGVLIDILMLGVIIVWFQQKGNNKLLARRYQDEIDDFRNWKAEEAARRIRGNIKRMNEIGISAIDLNNCYLRNMDMRRYNLEGANMWRSDMSFCDLRNASMANSYMEDTNLYSSVLSNANFKNAVLWKADLKNADLRNTIFINAVMQESKLNESDLENSNLENANLTNADLSGCNLFSVNLKGCDLEGAAFEGAYLKKANLRDSKGLTVNQLLKAQTLFETEMDEILFIELININSSLFINPEVNAEW; encoded by the coding sequence ATGAACAAAAAAAATTCTGAAAATAAACCGTATCAGCATTTTTCACTCAGTTCTGAAAAAGAAGACTGGTTCGAAAAATTGATAACCAACCCAATCAGCATATCTGTAGTTGTTTTTATTGTCATGTTAGGATTCGTACTTTTCATATCAAAGGATTATTATGGCCCGAGGTCTTTCACGGAAAACCTTCTGGCCGAGGCCCACGGCGTTCTTATTGATATTCTGATGCTTGGTGTGATCATCGTCTGGTTCCAGCAGAAAGGAAATAACAAGCTTCTTGCAAGAAGATACCAGGATGAGATAGACGATTTCAGGAACTGGAAAGCTGAGGAAGCCGCCAGAAGGATCAGGGGCAATATAAAAAGAATGAATGAAATCGGTATCAGCGCAATTGATCTTAATAACTGCTATCTAAGGAACATGGATATGAGGCGGTACAATCTTGAGGGCGCTAATATGTGGCGTTCTGACATGAGTTTTTGCGATCTCAGAAATGCCTCCATGGCAAACTCTTATATGGAAGATACCAATCTGTACAGCTCTGTTCTTTCAAATGCTAATTTTAAAAACGCTGTCTTATGGAAAGCTGACCTCAAAAATGCAGATCTCAGAAACACAATATTTATAAACGCTGTCATGCAGGAATCAAAACTAAATGAATCAGACCTTGAAAATTCGAATCTGGAAAACGCGAACCTCACAAATGCGGACTTGAGCGGATGCAACCTCTTTAGTGTCAATCTGAAGGGTTGTGATCTTGAAGGTGCTGCTTTTGAGGGGGCCTATCTGAAGAAAGCCAATCTAAGGGACTCAAAAGGTTTAACTGTTAACCAGCTTTTAAAGGCCCAAACTCTTTTTGAAACCGAGATGGACGAAATACTGTTTATTGAACTAATAAATATAAATTCCTCTTTATTCATTAATCCTGAAGTAAATGCGGAATGGTAA
- a CDS encoding NAD-dependent epimerase/dehydratase family protein translates to MNILITGGAGFIGSHTADGLLRDGHRVTILDNLQNTVHPKGKPDYLPEKVNFILGDVREKKDWERALEGIDAVYHLAAYQDYLPDFSTFFHVNTVSTALMYETIVEKKLNVKKVIVAASQAVMGEGRYRCAMCFSGKGIDVFPEIRIDSQLSKGDWEHSCPECGTRLDWQPSDETVIKPCNQYAISKYSQELIAIQLGRRYGIPSVAMRYSIVQGPRQSFYNAYSGAMRIFALSLFFDKAPTIFEDGNQVRDFVNIHDVVDANLLVLESDKANYRVFNVGGGKAYTVREFYQKMQDITDKSLDPIISGYYRYGDTRHIFSDVKNLESLGWKAKRNVDESISEYWDYLNRQTDIQEILSYADKHMKSLNVIRKAKEI, encoded by the coding sequence ATGAATATTCTCATTACAGGCGGTGCCGGATTCATCGGTTCCCACACTGCTGACGGGCTTTTACGTGATGGTCACAGGGTCACCATTTTGGACAATCTACAGAATACTGTTCATCCAAAGGGTAAGCCGGATTATCTGCCTGAAAAAGTGAACTTCATACTTGGAGACGTCAGGGAAAAAAAAGACTGGGAAAGGGCGCTTGAAGGCATAGACGCTGTATATCATCTGGCGGCATATCAGGATTATCTTCCTGACTTCTCGACTTTTTTTCATGTGAATACGGTTTCAACCGCGCTCATGTATGAGACAATAGTCGAAAAAAAACTGAACGTTAAAAAGGTCATAGTAGCAGCTAGTCAGGCAGTAATGGGAGAGGGCAGATACAGATGCGCCATGTGTTTTTCTGGAAAAGGCATCGATGTATTTCCTGAAATAAGAATAGATTCCCAGCTTTCAAAAGGCGACTGGGAGCATTCATGCCCTGAATGCGGGACCAGACTTGACTGGCAGCCATCTGATGAGACGGTTATCAAGCCTTGCAACCAGTATGCTATTTCAAAGTATTCCCAGGAGCTGATAGCCATACAGCTTGGAAGGAGATACGGAATTCCAAGTGTTGCAATGAGATATTCAATTGTCCAGGGACCCCGTCAGTCATTTTATAATGCCTACTCTGGAGCCATGCGTATTTTTGCTCTTTCTCTTTTTTTTGATAAAGCCCCCACAATCTTTGAAGACGGCAACCAGGTAAGGGATTTCGTTAATATACATGATGTGGTTGACGCAAACCTTCTGGTGCTGGAATCAGACAAGGCCAATTACAGGGTTTTTAATGTAGGCGGAGGAAAAGCTTATACTGTAAGGGAGTTTTATCAAAAAATGCAGGATATTACTGATAAAAGTCTTGATCCGATCATATCAGGGTATTACAGGTACGGCGACACAAGGCATATCTTTTCTGATGTCAAAAATCTCGAGTCACTTGGATGGAAGGCAAAAAGAAACGTTGATGAAAGCATTTCAGAATACTGGGATTATCTTAACAGGCAGACCGACATTCAGGAAATACTCAGTTATGCTGACAAGCATATGAAGAGTCTTAATGTTATCAGAAAGGCAAAAGAAATCTGA